A region of Vicugna pacos chromosome 7, VicPac4, whole genome shotgun sequence DNA encodes the following proteins:
- the CAV2 gene encoding caveolin-2 isoform X1 translates to MRVLITETHFTHLGRAEICLIGTSTPHPAAGPGPDWDPTREGRREVRGGSHLAGCVRPPPPGRAAGRDSGCAGPGNRSRQRKAAAARAARGEAGRDPALREGEAARARSRAAPRQPGCSHRAPNAAMGLETEKADVQLFMDDDSYSRHSGIDYGDPEKFADLGTDRDPHRLNSHLKVGFDDVIAEPVSTHSFDKVWICSHALFEISKYVIYKFLTVFLAIPLAFAAGILFATLSCLHIWIIMPFVKTCLMVLPSVQTIWKSVTDVVIAPLCTSVGRSFSSVSLQLSHD, encoded by the exons ATGAGGGTCCTCATAACCGAGACACACTTCACCCACCTAGGCAGAGCTGAGATCTGCCTAATTGGGACGTCCACGCCTCATCCCGCTGCCGGCCCGGGGCCCGACTGGGACCCGACCAGGGAGGGGAGGCGGGAGGTGCGGGGCGGGAGCCACCTCGCCGGCTGTGTCCGGCCCCCGCCCCCTGGCCGGGCCGCGGGGCGGGACTCGGGTTGCGCCGGGCCCGGGAACAGGAGTCGGCAGCGGAAAGCGGCCGCCGCCCGGGCCGCacggggcgaggcggggcggGACCCGGCACTACGGGAAGGGGAAGCCGCGCGGGCCCGgagccgcgccgcgccgcgccagcCCGGCTGCAGCCACCGCGCACCAAACGCCGCGATGGGGCTGGAGACCGAGAAAGCGGACGTCCAGCTCTTCATGGACGACGACTCTTACAGCCGCCACAGTGGCATCGATTACGGAGACCCCGAGAAGTTCGCGGACCTGGGCACCGACCGAGATCCCCATCGGCTCAACTCGCATCTCAAG GTGGGATTCGATGATGTGATTGCAGAGCCGGTGTCTACGCACTCCTTTGACAAAGTGTGGATCTGCAGCCATGCCCTCTTTGAAATCAGCAAATACGTGATCTACAAGTTCCTGACGGTGTTCCTGGCTATCCCCCTGGCCTTCGCTGCGGGAATTCTCTTTGCCACCCTCAGCTGTTTGCACATCTG GATCATAATGCCTTTTGTAAAGACCTGCCTAATGGTCCTGCCTTCAGTGCAGACAATATGGAAGAGTGTGACAGATGTTGTCATTGCCCCATTGTGTACAAGCGTAGGACGCAGCTTCTCTTCTGTCAGCCTGCAACTGAGCCACGACTGA
- the CAV2 gene encoding caveolin-2 isoform X2 has protein sequence MRVLITETHFTHLGRAEICLIGTSTPHPAAGPGPDWDPTREGRREVRGGSHLAGCVRPPPPGRAAGRDSGCAGPGNRSRQRKAAAARAARGEAGRDPALREGEAARARSRAAPRQPGCSHRAPNAAMGLETEKADVQLFMDDDSYSRHSGIDYGDPEKFADLGTDRDPHRLNSHLKVGFDDVIAEPVSTHSFDKVWICSHALFEISKYVIYKFLTVFLAIPLAFAAGILFATLSCLHICRIFLRMLRPS, from the exons ATGAGGGTCCTCATAACCGAGACACACTTCACCCACCTAGGCAGAGCTGAGATCTGCCTAATTGGGACGTCCACGCCTCATCCCGCTGCCGGCCCGGGGCCCGACTGGGACCCGACCAGGGAGGGGAGGCGGGAGGTGCGGGGCGGGAGCCACCTCGCCGGCTGTGTCCGGCCCCCGCCCCCTGGCCGGGCCGCGGGGCGGGACTCGGGTTGCGCCGGGCCCGGGAACAGGAGTCGGCAGCGGAAAGCGGCCGCCGCCCGGGCCGCacggggcgaggcggggcggGACCCGGCACTACGGGAAGGGGAAGCCGCGCGGGCCCGgagccgcgccgcgccgcgccagcCCGGCTGCAGCCACCGCGCACCAAACGCCGCGATGGGGCTGGAGACCGAGAAAGCGGACGTCCAGCTCTTCATGGACGACGACTCTTACAGCCGCCACAGTGGCATCGATTACGGAGACCCCGAGAAGTTCGCGGACCTGGGCACCGACCGAGATCCCCATCGGCTCAACTCGCATCTCAAG GTGGGATTCGATGATGTGATTGCAGAGCCGGTGTCTACGCACTCCTTTGACAAAGTGTGGATCTGCAGCCATGCCCTCTTTGAAATCAGCAAATACGTGATCTACAAGTTCCTGACGGTGTTCCTGGCTATCCCCCTGGCCTTCGCTGCGGGAATTCTCTTTGCCACCCTCAGCTGTTTGCACATCTG CAGGATTTTCCTTCGAATGCTAAGGCCCAGCTGA